From Micromonospora carbonacea:
GGCAAGTCGACCACCGTGAAGCTGCTGACGGGCATCCTGGTGCCCACCGCCGGCGAGGTGCGCGTCGCCGGGGTCGTGCCGCACCGGGACCGGGTCGCCAACGCGCGCAACGTGGGGGTGGTCTTCGGCCAGCGCACGCAACTGTGGTGGGACCTGCCGGTGCAGGACACGTTCGAGCTGCTGCGCGACATGTACCGCATCCCGGCGGCCGACTACCGCCGGTCGATGGACCGGCTCTGCGAGGTGCTGGAGCTCGGCCCGCTGCTGCCGGTGCTGGCCCGCAAGCTGTCGCTCGGGCAGCGGATGCGGGCGGACCTCGCCGCCGCGCTGCTGCACGAGCCGCGCATCGTCTACCTCGACGAGCCGACCATCGGGCTGGACGTCCCGGTCAAGGACCGGGTGCGCGCCTTCCTGCGGCAGCTCGTCGCCGACGGCACGACCGTCCTGCTGACCACGCACGACGTGGGCGACATCGAGGAGGTGTGCCGGCGCATCGTCGTCGTCGACGAGGGGCGGATCCGGCACGACGGCCCGGTCGACGTCCTGCGCGACACCCTGGCGGGCCACTCGACGGTGCGCTTCCAACTGGCCGCGCCCGCGCCGCTGGAGCTGATCCGGGAGCGCCTGCCTGACGCCGAGGTGGACACCGGGGCCGGCGAGCGCGACCTGGTGGTCCGCTTCGACCGGACGCTGCGCCCGGCGGGGGCGGTCGCGGCCGCCGTGATGGCGCTGGTGGAGGTGCGGGACCTGCGCATCGACGACGAGGGGGTCGCCGACCTGATCCGCCGGCTGCACGAGCGCGACTCCCCGGCCGCCCTGACCGGCGCCGGCTGATGCGGCCCTACCGGGCCATGGCGCGGATCGCCTGGCGCAACGCCCTGGCCTACCGGGTGCCGTTCCTGATGAGCCTGTCCATGCTGGTGTTCAACCTGGTCGCCATGTTCGCGCTGTGGCGGGCGCTGCTGGGCGACGGCAACTCGCTGGCCGGCTTCACCTGGCCGCAGATGAAGGCGTACCTGCTGGTGTCGTTCTTCACCAACTGCCTGGTCTCGACGTTCACCGACTTCGCGATGGCCTCGCGGATCCGCAGCGGGGCGGTGGCCGTCGACCTGGTCAAGCCGGTGGACTACCAGAAGGGCCGGTTCGCCGAGGCGCTGGGCTTCGCGCTGCTGGAGACGGCGGCGGCGGCGACCGTGTGCGCCGTGGTCCTGGTGGCCTTCGGCGGGGTGCCGCTGCCGCCGCCGGGGCGGCTCGCGCTGTTCGTGGCGAGCCTCGCCGCCGTGGTGCCGCTGAAGTTCCTCATCGTCTACATGTGCGGCCTGCTCTGCTTCTGGACGCAGAACTACCTGGGCATCAGCCTGGCCCGGGTGGCGGTCTCCGGGATCCTGTCCGGGGCCACGGTGCCGCTGGCGTTCTTCCCGGCGTGGCTGCGGCACGTCGCCGAGGTGCTGCCGTTCCAGGCCGTCACCAACACCCCGGCGATGCTGTTCCTGGGCCGCTCCCCCGGGTTGCCGGGCGTGCTGGCGGTGGCGGTGCAGCTGCTGTGGATCGTCGCGCTGTGGTGGCTGGCCCGGCGGCTGTGGCACGTCGCGGTCCGCCGGCTCACCGTGCACGGGGGCTGAGCCGGTGCACACCCTGCGCGTCTACCGGCGCTGCCTCGGCGCGCACCTGCGGGCCACCCTGGAATACCAGGCCGACTTCTGGATCCTGGTGGTCGCCGCCGTGCTGACCCAGGGCGCGGGCCTGCTGCTCATCGCGACGATCTTCGCCCGGGTCCCCCGCATCCACGGCTGGGGGGTGTGGGAGGTCGTGTTGATCTTCGGGATGATGGTGCTCGCCCAGGGGGCCAGCGAGCTGCTCGCCGAGGGCACGTGGGGGCTGGCGGGTCTGATCAACCGCGGCGAGCTGGACCGGATGCTGCTGCGGCCGTACCCGTGCCTGTTGCAGGTGTGCAGCAGCCGGGTGGGCATGAACGCGTTCGGCAACCTGACCGTCGGCGGCGGGCTGCTCGTCTCCGCGCTGGCGCACCTGGACGTGGCGTGGACGCCGGGGCGGGTGGCGCTCGCGGCGGTGCTGCTGCCGAGCGCGCTGCTGATCAAGGTGTCGCTGACCGTGGTGGCCAACTCCACGTCGTTCTGGCTGCGGGGGGCGATCAACACCTTCGCCGCCGGCCTGGACCAGCTCGGTGAGCTGACGAAATATCCGCTGAGCATCTACTCGGTGGGGTTGCAGGCGGTGCTGGCGACCGCCCTGCCGTTCGCGTTCATCGGCTTCTTCCCGGTGTCGGCGTTCCTCGACCACGGGCGGCTGGCGTGGGTGGGCCTGCTGACGCCGGTGGTGGCGGCCTGGTGCGTGCTGCTCGCCGTCGCCGTGTTCCGCCGGGGCCTGCGCCGCTACGAGAGCGCCGGGAACTGAGACGCCCGGGGGCCGTCGAACGCGTCGAGCGCGTCGAGGGTGAGGGTGGCCTCGCCGGCCCGCGCGCGGATCGCCGCGATCGCCTCGTCGACCGTCAGGTCGCCGTTGTCCAGCCAGAGGCCGACGCCGGCCAGCTCCCCGGCCATCTCGTCGGCCAGGTGCAGCCAGCCGTGCAGGACCGTCTTGTGTGGGCGGAGCTCGTCGCGCGCCGCCGCGACGGCCAGGTCGGGGCGGAGCATCACGAAGCCCAGCGGCGCGGGGCGCAGCAGCTCCAGGTAGCGCCGCAGCCGCTGCCGGGACGTCACCACGTAGTCGAGGACGACCAGGAAGTCGGCGGCGAGGAACGAGCGCGCCAGCAGGCACTGGTTGCCGACGTTGAGCAGGATCTGCCGCTCGGCCTCCTCGTCGTGCTGCGGCTGCGGCGGCCGGCTGCCGGCGACGATGAGCCGTTGCAGCGCGTCGCCCTCGACGTGCACGCCCCGGGGCACGGAGCGGGCCAGCGCGCGGGCGGTCGTCGACTTGCCGGCCCCCGGCACGCCGGTGACCATCCAGACCCGGGGCCCGGCCTCATCCCCCGGCACCGGCCATGACCTCCTCGCGCACGTCGCGCAGCAGCCGCAGGGCGCGGGTCAGGTCGCCCGGGTCGGCGGAGAGGGCGGCGAGCGCCGCCTCGACGCCGCCGCGGAACCCGGCCGGGGTGGTCGGGAAGGTCGCCGCCTCCGCCACCGCGCCCTTCTCGTTGACCAGGTAGCGGCCGGCGGTGGCGAAGAGCACCTGGGTGAGGCAGGCGACGGCCCGGTAGGCGCAGCCGGTGACGTACGCGACGTCGCCCCGGCCGGCGGCGGTGACCGCCGTGTCGAGGGCGAACTGCGACTCCCAGCCGAACTGCCCGACGAGGGCCTTCGCCAGCGGCTCGGGGTAGGGGTCGGTGAGCTCGCGCAGCTGCGCGAGCACGCCCTGCGGGTCGTGGAACGCGACGTTGTGGTGCAGCTCCCCGGCGTAGATCACGGTGCAGAACCCGTGCGGGTGGCCGGGCTGGTAGTGGATCTCGGGCCGCCCGGCGGCGCACGCCCGCACGACGG
This genomic window contains:
- a CDS encoding nucleotidyltransferase domain-containing protein yields the protein MGDAEQDAILTKVRDALSGLPGIAGLALGGSRARGTADRRSDVDVGVYYHRDGRPDVRELSAAFARIDDSGDAGCTDYGEWGPWINGGGWLVVDGVKTDVLLREVDRVRAVVRACAAGRPEIHYQPGHPHGFCTVIYAGELHHNVAFHDPQGVLAQLRELTDPYPEPLAKALVGQFGWESQFALDTAVTAAGRGDVAYVTGCAYRAVACLTQVLFATAGRYLVNEKGAVAEAATFPTTPAGFRGGVEAALAALSADPGDLTRALRLLRDVREEVMAGAGG
- a CDS encoding ABC transporter permease — protein: MHTLRVYRRCLGAHLRATLEYQADFWILVVAAVLTQGAGLLLIATIFARVPRIHGWGVWEVVLIFGMMVLAQGASELLAEGTWGLAGLINRGELDRMLLRPYPCLLQVCSSRVGMNAFGNLTVGGGLLVSALAHLDVAWTPGRVALAAVLLPSALLIKVSLTVVANSTSFWLRGAINTFAAGLDQLGELTKYPLSIYSVGLQAVLATALPFAFIGFFPVSAFLDHGRLAWVGLLTPVVAAWCVLLAVAVFRRGLRRYESAGN
- a CDS encoding AAA family ATPase gives rise to the protein MPGDEAGPRVWMVTGVPGAGKSTTARALARSVPRGVHVEGDALQRLIVAGSRPPQPQHDEEAERQILLNVGNQCLLARSFLAADFLVVLDYVVTSRQRLRRYLELLRPAPLGFVMLRPDLAVAAARDELRPHKTVLHGWLHLADEMAGELAGVGLWLDNGDLTVDEAIAAIRARAGEATLTLDALDAFDGPRASQFPALS
- a CDS encoding ABC transporter ATP-binding protein codes for the protein MAPTAALVEATGLVKEFRRPRKAPGLAGALRHLVTRRFDVHRAVDGIDLRVDEGESVAYVGPNGAGKSTTVKLLTGILVPTAGEVRVAGVVPHRDRVANARNVGVVFGQRTQLWWDLPVQDTFELLRDMYRIPAADYRRSMDRLCEVLELGPLLPVLARKLSLGQRMRADLAAALLHEPRIVYLDEPTIGLDVPVKDRVRAFLRQLVADGTTVLLTTHDVGDIEEVCRRIVVVDEGRIRHDGPVDVLRDTLAGHSTVRFQLAAPAPLELIRERLPDAEVDTGAGERDLVVRFDRTLRPAGAVAAAVMALVEVRDLRIDDEGVADLIRRLHERDSPAALTGAG
- a CDS encoding ABC transporter permease: MRPYRAMARIAWRNALAYRVPFLMSLSMLVFNLVAMFALWRALLGDGNSLAGFTWPQMKAYLLVSFFTNCLVSTFTDFAMASRIRSGAVAVDLVKPVDYQKGRFAEALGFALLETAAAATVCAVVLVAFGGVPLPPPGRLALFVASLAAVVPLKFLIVYMCGLLCFWTQNYLGISLARVAVSGILSGATVPLAFFPAWLRHVAEVLPFQAVTNTPAMLFLGRSPGLPGVLAVAVQLLWIVALWWLARRLWHVAVRRLTVHGG